AaaaattagccttttttttttttttttttaaagtggagtgttcctttaaaagcaTTCTGCAGTTTCGTTGTCTGCCCCTTTAAATGCTTAATCTCTTTATAATGTTGATTTTGATTAACTGTCATCAATCCGTTACAGCTGTGGTTTGGATTgtacaatttttttcaattttattatttaaatttcatttaatttttaaaacgaTATCTTTATCATTATTGTTGGCATCATTGGTGTGAACTTTCGACATCATTAACAAATACATCCAAAGATACATAGTAAGAATGATTTGCAAACATTGTTTGTTAACACCATTTTGGCCCACTCTCTCCgagtttttctgttctgtttcaaTTCCAGCATTGGTATTTGTCCACAAATCTCTCTTTTCATCCATtctctatttcttatagtttccgaAATGAATGGCCAATCGGTCACCAACGCAGCGAAAGGTGGCGGGCTGCACCTCCCAGTAGTTAACCGGGTTGCCATAGAGGCTAATGCCATTATAGAAGCTCCTCTTCATGCCGAAACCTCGAGGGCAGAAGTCATTAACATCCACTCGACTTATGTTGTTGGAATGAAGGTAGACCACCTGGAATAGAAGCCAAAATCAATGATTGTGCTTGTGTGAATGGGACACTTTTTGTTCATCCGTTTGATTTCTCGCACCTGCAGGTACTTCATGTCTGGCAGACCCATGGGGATGCGGTTCAGCCGGTTGTTTTCCAGATGCAGCTCCCTGAGATTAGGTACATATGATAGGCTGCCGTTCTCAATCATCCGGATGTGGTTGAAACCCAGGCCCAATCTGGCAAACAATGAATAAGCAATAGACAATAGATGGGCTGCACACATTGTGACAGACATCTAGTGAGGTGGACACACAATAGACTGGAAACACTGTGAACAGGCAATGGGTCAACTGCAGCCCTGCAGGACAAGCTGCACTATATGCGGGATTTTTCAGGAAAAAGAGATTTTCATGAGTTGTTAGTCCAATATCAGGGTTATTTTAGGTCTTTtgaatttcagtttaatttaaggTTGATTTAATGATGcataattaatttttgtttagttttatttaaattcctTGATGTTTTCATCCCATATAACTTTCAAATTGTgtacaaaatgaaataataattatacaaagaaataataaataacaccaactaaataatatatatatatcaaatttatattaaaactgcTCCAGAACTTGCTGACAATGAAATGTGCCATTGTGGGTACACTTAGCAGTAAATTTGTAACTGCATCTCTAGGGCATCTATGATACAGCACTGTCAGATGGGCCATGTGGGAGAACACCAGTCACTGGATTTGcaaaaattagcatattcatgGCCTATAATCTTTTAGATATAGTTACAGATTTAGTTTAAGTGTTGTCTTTGCATTGTTTCATGGCTTAACTTGACTGCTGAACGCTGGTTTATTATTGTGATTACAGACAAATCATCATATAATAGTGATAGGTTGTGTACGTTGTGTTAAATAAGACAGTCCCACTCTCTTTAGTTTCTAGTACTTGATCCgagttcattttcaattcaaGACATAAACCAATTGAGTTAAATTAATGTCTTGTTATCTTAACGTTATGCTGTTACTTACACTATACATAAAGTTGTGGCCTAATTGGATTTGACTGTACTCTGAAAAATGTGTCCAAATATCAAAGTATGTCAAATTCGAGTGCATCATCAAATTCAAGTCAACACAAGTGCGTCCAAATTCATTTATCACTGCAGTCCGAGTACCAGACCAttctagaataaaaaataaaaaaaattttttttgtctgtagtattattagtttttattttgttataatgcACACTTATGGTTTCAATTTAGAATTTGGCAAACAtggttttcttattttattaaaaaatgtgtttccttGCAAGCTTTTGTTAGCacaatagttttagttaacaacactTCTGAGATTACTCCAGTTAAACTGCCAATCgtaatttttgtgaaatttaaaggATAATACTCGACTTTTCAGGAGCCTAAGATGGCAAACATAGGGTCTATAATCACCAATGTCTCTACAAACTGAACTACACTACTGTAGCAAGCATTTAGCCCCCGACCCCCTacacattattaaaatgtcataCACCAGGTGGCACTGTTGCTTTATAGAAAGCCCACAGGAAAATGTGGTGTGTTGAGTGCAGAAGGGTCATGAGGGGCTTCACCTGTACAGGTGTTTATAGCGGCTCAGGTCCTCCAGTTCGATAGCTTGGATCTGGTTATTGTCCAAGTGGAGCTCATGAAGACTGTCAGGAAGGTCTGGGAAGAGAGGAACATTCCTCATTATATAATTGGAAATAGCACCACACATTAAAACTCATGCAAATTGTGATTTATGACCAAGGATATTATTAAAGCTCATTCAAGTGAGAAACTGCACAGAGTAACTGTATTATCCAAATgttcttttttcaaaataaataaaatcattttcaagAGTTCACACTTTAATGActtttatgaatattataaagAATCACCTTTTGGTATTCCAGTGAGTTTGGACTCAGAGATGCGCAGGTAGTTGAGTTTCAGGCCTTTAAAAGCGCCAGGCTCAAAGCCGCTGTTCTGAATAGGGTTTCCGCCCATCTCTATAAGAAGCATTCAACATCAGACAGAATATCCCATCACAAAAACCAGCAGGCTCCATCTAAAAAAGGAAATGGTTTGGTCAGACTGTAACCTCTATACCACATAATGGCAAGCGCGCATACAAACCAATGCAGTTCATGCTGCCCAGACCAGAGAACGTTCCTTCTGCAACCTTCTTAATATGGTTGTCATGAATGCGCAGCTCCATCAGGGATGGGGGAAGGTTCTTGGGCATCACTGTCAGGAGGTTACGggaaaaataaagcttttttaagCGTAGGAGGGGTGCGAAGGCTCGCGGGTGGACTTTGGAGATCTTGTTGTTGACCAGTGACAGAGCCTGGTGGGACACAGAAAGACTTTAGCATTTGGTTCATGGAAAGTCATGCAGACATGATTAATAACAGTTTGACCATGAGCATTAAATATGTACACAAAATCAAATGACTTATAAATGATGCtataatttgttttagtttttcagtCCATGCCAAATATTGTGTTTGGTGAGAGAGGCTGAGTAAATATTAGGGATACATATTGGGGATAATATGAGCTCTAAGAAGGGAACTAAAACATTCAGTTTGGCACCGGCGTGTGTTTCCCAAAACTACAGGGGCATTCTCCTTCAGAGACTTGAACTGTTTGACACAGAGTGCCAAACTTAAAGTAATGTGTGCAGCGAACGACAGACCAATTTTTCACGAGCTAGCCAAAACATGCTTGTCTTGTTGTTtctatgttaaatatatatattaaaaatcttaCATATTAAAGTGTACATTTTCAATCTTAATGTACATCTAAAGTTACAGCATTAAAGTTAATAGTGACATATTTAGCTAATATGTAGCTTGATTGGTTGCATCAGCCAACGgcgaataaaaaaacaaaaaaaaaacaagctgtgAGACTGGCACACATCAGTGAACAGCACCAGAAACCATCCAGACCATCCAGAAATGTCCAATATTATAAAACTTTCaatttgaattgaaatgaattaGTGTTTTGAGGAACACCAATAAGCCAAAATGTTCTTGCCTCATTCAGCCTCATCTATCTTCATTTTTCTCACTTGTTATTAATGATGAGTAGAATTTATAGCTTGACCTTCACCTTCTCTAGTTCTCATTTCTTTGATCAGTATCAGTGTCTTACATAGAGGTCTGTGAGTCCTTTGAAGTCATTCTCCTTCAGTTCTGTGATGCGGTTGTTCTGTAGGTCCAGGAGTTTGGTGTCTCTGGGAATTTCCTTGGGCACTGCAGTCAAACCTAAACATGAAGACAAAATGTTTACAGCTAATTTAAAGCTTGTAGGGTATAGAGTATACAGATCTGTGTACAAATGTCTGTAGAGAGAGACCATTAGCCTGCCATCTGGTCTGGATTTCCCCATGACATGGCTTCTTATTCAACATCACAATAACAGAATTACATAGTGAACACAATtgaaaatcttaacaattacagcATGTCTTTGATAAGATGTTTAGTTCGAAATAAATCAGTTATTGTGGCCTGCTGTGTGCTTATTGGGCATTTTGAATCCAGTGTCAGGTTTTGCAATagtgtttctttattttagaGTAACCTGAGGATGTTCTGCAACCACTTTAAACAtgcactttaaaaaacatttaggtTCTTTAGCCACATATGGACCACATCACAAAACTCCAGCAGAACCGCACCAAAGCACAAATCCAGCATTGTGTCTGTTTTAGCAGTGAAGTGTCCAAGATTCTAAATCAGGCCAATGATTCATGATGATTTCCAGCAGAGCCCAATAATTTATACTAGGCTGGGTTCAACCTTGCAGCCATTTATAATGTTCTTGAGAACCACAACTTCCAAACCATCTAGCTTCAAGTAGGACCGTAAAGTAAAATCAATGCGTTATTAAGCATATCAAAGAAATACAATGATGTGTGGCCTGCAGGCAGTTACCACATAAAATCATTCTGACTtgttttttattagtaaaaaaacATCTTCTGGGTGTTTCTGTTATTTTATGTTAGCGAATAATATTAAGAATACAAGAATTAGTACT
This Carassius gibelio isolate Cgi1373 ecotype wild population from Czech Republic chromosome A23, carGib1.2-hapl.c, whole genome shotgun sequence DNA region includes the following protein-coding sequences:
- the LOC127944440 gene encoding biglycan codes for the protein MLSCRSRLLLLLSICSLTAPSLALPFEQRGFWDFALDGEVGDGTTVMMRDEEGSAVEELPPDVFSCPFGCHCQLNVVQCSDLSLTAVPKEIPRDTKLLDLQNNRITELKENDFKGLTDLYALSLVNNKISKVHPRAFAPLLRLKKLYFSRNLLTVMPKNLPPSLMELRIHDNHIKKVAEGTFSGLGSMNCIEMGGNPIQNSGFEPGAFKGLKLNYLRISESKLTGIPKDLPDSLHELHLDNNQIQAIELEDLSRYKHLYRLGLGFNHIRMIENGSLSYVPNLRELHLENNRLNRIPMGLPDMKYLQVVYLHSNNISRVDVNDFCPRGFGMKRSFYNGISLYGNPVNYWEVQPATFRCVGDRLAIHFGNYKK